A stretch of the Dyella telluris genome encodes the following:
- a CDS encoding efflux RND transporter periplasmic adaptor subunit, translating into MTLLPRNVLGTARARKGARRHLFGVAIFGLLTSSSTALAAAESYDCLIEPMQTVELGMPASGLIDKVMVKRGDRIARNQVLASLDSHAEQAATDLAHYKSQLAGPAQLAQSKIEFSQRKFGRRRDMADEKLMSRQDSDDAEAELKQAQAELVEAKENREVARLEYVQQSSQLSLRTIRSPFDGVVVDQMMWAGEIFEPGATRHAVLKLAQLDPLRVRVVMPMRAFGEPVNGMSATVTPEILSSKAYTAKITSVDRIIDAASGTFVVFMDLPNPKLDIPSGVKCKAALNK; encoded by the coding sequence ATGACTCTCTTACCCAGAAATGTTCTGGGCACGGCACGCGCACGGAAGGGCGCCAGGCGACACCTGTTTGGGGTTGCCATCTTCGGCCTGCTCACATCCTCATCAACCGCGCTTGCAGCGGCTGAGAGTTACGACTGCCTGATCGAGCCTATGCAGACCGTCGAGTTGGGCATGCCGGCGAGCGGACTGATCGACAAAGTGATGGTCAAGCGCGGCGATCGCATTGCCCGCAACCAGGTGCTGGCGTCCCTGGACTCCCATGCTGAACAGGCGGCGACCGATCTGGCCCACTACAAGTCGCAACTCGCAGGCCCCGCTCAACTCGCGCAAAGCAAGATCGAATTCTCCCAACGCAAATTCGGCCGTCGTCGCGATATGGCCGACGAGAAATTGATGTCGCGCCAGGACAGCGACGATGCCGAAGCCGAACTCAAGCAGGCGCAGGCCGAATTGGTAGAGGCGAAGGAAAACCGCGAGGTGGCGCGGCTGGAATACGTCCAGCAATCGAGCCAGCTGAGCTTGCGCACGATCCGCAGTCCCTTTGACGGCGTCGTCGTCGACCAGATGATGTGGGCCGGCGAGATTTTCGAGCCAGGCGCCACGCGACACGCCGTGTTGAAGCTTGCCCAGCTCGATCCATTGCGCGTACGCGTCGTGATGCCCATGCGCGCATTCGGCGAACCGGTGAATGGCATGTCCGCCACGGTGACGCCGGAAATTCTCTCCAGCAAGGCCTACACCGCAAAGATCACCAGCGTGGACCGCATCATCGATGCGGCGAGCGGCACCTTCGTTGTGTTCATGGATCTTCCCAATCCCAAGCTCGACATTCCGTCGGGCGTGAAGTGCAAAGCCGCATTGAACAAGTAA